In the Oncorhynchus gorbuscha isolate QuinsamMale2020 ecotype Even-year linkage group LG05, OgorEven_v1.0, whole genome shotgun sequence genome, one interval contains:
- the LOC124035868 gene encoding CKLF-like MARVEL transmembrane domain-containing protein 3, with amino-acid sequence MGDIEAPGTTGPRQSVLQTILPIAKEFASSRKGQLLIAEVALSLIAFICFVASTAAAFVTAPLIEFLAALFLLFAYSTKFNERFKGFHFPLMDFLRCVSASIIFFIISIISVSKFTDGASKAAGVFGFIATIVFALDFYFIFNDLANFLKQGGDSGDEPPRTSEYNDSDSDSD; translated from the exons ATGGGGGACATCGAAGCTCCCGGTACGACTGGACCGCGCCAAAGTGTCCTTCAAACGATTCTCCCAATCGCAAAAGAATTCGCATCTTCACGGAAAGGACAACTTCTTATTGCAGAAGTG gcTCTGTCCCTCATCGCGTTCATCTGTTTTGTGGCATCCACGGCAGCAGCCTTTGTCACAGCACCCCTCATTGAGTTCCTGGCTGCCCTCTTCCTCCTTTTTGCCTATTCCACCAAATTCAATGAGCGATTTAAGGGATTCCACTTCCCCCTCATG GATTTTCTGCGCTGTGTCAGTGCGTCCATTATCTTTTTTATCATCTCCATAATATCAGTTTCCAAGTTCACAGACGGGGCCTCTAAAGCAGCAGGG gtgtttGGGTTCATTGCCACCATTGTTTTTGCTCTAGATTTTTACTTCATCTTTAATGACCTGGCTAATTTCCTCAAACAAGGAGGGGACTCAGGTGACGAGCCACCAAGAACCTCAG AGTACAATGACTCAGACTCTGACTCGGACTGA
- the LOC124035869 gene encoding chemokine-like factor — protein sequence MTGDCSKTTSNIPSLPMKVDTAFLRSLKGVLKLAEMGTMFVACVCFAVASRPKYIAATCMEFVITFSLLLLYTLKLNKKLTLFFWPLVDLFNSLFAAVFILILSLIAVSTYTVTGTLGGGIVGFIATGLWCVDGCMLFKRVTFNQPRTAATGTVK from the exons ATGACAGGCGACTGTTCCAAAACAACCAGTAACATACCTTCATTACCCATGAAGGTTGATACTGCTTTTCTCAGATCCTTGAAGGGTGTCCTTAAATTAGCAGAGATG GGGACTATGTTTGTagcatgtgtgtgttttgctgTAGCATCCAGGCCCAAATACATTGCAGCTACATGCATGGAGTTTGTGATCACATTCTCCCTGCTTCTGCTGTACACGCTGAAGTTGAACAAGAAGCTGACTCTGTTCTTCTGGCCTCTCGTT GATTTGTTCAACTCACTGTTTGCAGCAGTCTTCATACTTATCCTGAGTCTGATAGCAGTGTCCACTTACACAGTGACAGGGACCCTGGGTGGAGGG ATAGTGGGTTTCATAGCAACAGGCCTGTGGTGTGTGGATGGTTGCATGCTTTTCAAGAGGGTCACATTCAATCAACCAAGAACAGCAGCAACTGGCACTGTGAAGTGA